The region GCCTGTTTGATGTCCCAGTTTTTATTCTCGTTGAAGAGCCGGTGGGAGTTTTCGATAACCACAATAGCATCATCGACCACCAGACCCAACCCGAGCAGGAAGGCGAAGAGCACCATCGTGTTCAGCGTAAACGAAGCCCCAACGGCTGGCCCTAAAATCGGCATCAGCACGAAAGCCACGAGGGCCGACAGCGGTACCGACAACCCGACGAAGATGGCATCCCGAACGCCCATGAAGAACATCAGGATCAATACAACGAAAATGAAGCCCAACACAACGGTGTTGATCAGGTCGTTTACGTTTTCACGAGTCCGCTCCGACTGGTCGGCCGTGATCTTCACTTCCAGACCTTCGGGGAAACGGGTTTCCTTATAGTCTTCAATCGTTTTCTCGATCCGGTCAGCGGCCGAAATCAGGTTGGCACCGGCGCGTTTGATCACGTTCAGCGTAACAACCGATTTGTTGTTCAGGCGCGCGAAGTTCTGTTGCTCTTCGAAGTTATCCCGTACCTCAGCAATGTCGCCGAGCCGAACCGTAGCGCCCGTAGCCGTCCGAATCTGTAGATTTTGAAGCTGGGTAACATCAGTAAATTCACCTTTGACCCGCACCGTCCGGCGAACGCCATCAATGGGCAGTTCCCCACCCGATACGTTCACGTTTTCGCCCTGAATGGCCTGTTGAATATCCGAGAAGGCTAGTCCCGCCGACTGCATCCGGGGAAGATCGACGTTGATCTGAATTTCGCGATCCAGTGCCCCAACGATATCAACCCGGCGAATTTCGGGCATACCTTCAATGACGTCCTGTAGATCCTCAGCGTATTCTTTTAGTTGCTTCAACGGGAAATTACCGGCCATGTTGATGTTCATGATCGCCATTTCGGAGAAGTCGACGTCCTGCGCGGTTGGACCAGCATCCAGCTTTTGCGGCAGATCGGGCTTCGCTTTGTCAATGGCGTCGCGAACCCGTTGCAGGGCTTCGGCCGAATTGACATCCGGGTTAAATTCAATCAGAATAACCGATACATCCTGCAAGGCATTCGATTTGATGCGCTTGACGCCCGAGATGGACTTCAGCTGCTTCTCGATCTGCTTGTTAATCGTGTTTTCAATATCGGCCGGCGCGGTTCCTACATACACGGTGTTAATGTACACCTGCGGAACCTTGATGTCCGGAAACTGCTCTTTCGGCAGGTTGTTGTAAACGAACAGCCCACCTATTGTAATCAGGAAGGTGAAGATGTAAATCGCCGTTCGGTTCTCCACGCACCAGTTGGTGAATCCGAGGGTTTTGTACTGTTCAAATTTCATAAAGAAGGAGTTTGTCGGTTTTGGTTGCTGGTTTCGGGTGTTTCACCTATTGGATAAACGCTCCGTAACCAGCAACCAAAAGCCTGATTAAAAATTGATCGCCTGTCCGTCAACCAAATCCTGATAGCCTGTGGTAACGATCTGGTCACCGGCCTGTAATCCCTGCGTGATAGCAATCTGACCGCCATACGACGGTCCGGTTTTGATGGGCCGTGCTTTGGCTACTTTCTTGCTACCTTCACTCACCGCTACATAAACCAGTTGCCCGTTTTCTGTACTTTGAATAAGGTTTTGGTTGATCACAATGGCATTCGCTTTTGTTTCGTCGTTGATTTTGATCCGTGCGAGCATATTTGGTTTCAGCGCATTGTCGGATGGGAGAGGGGCCTCAATGGTGAACGTCCGGGTTAGCGGGTCAACCGTTGTTGCCACAAAGGAAATGCGCGAGTTCAGGCTTTTCTGTAAGTCCGGAAAGTCAATTAATACGACATCACCTTTATGAACACTTCCCGAATAGGTATCAGACACTTTAGCCACCACTTTCAGCTGGGCTAAATTCACAACCCGAACCAGGCCCATTCCCGGCGCTGCCGACTGGCCGATTTTGACCATTACCTGATCCACAACTCCGGAGATCGGCGCTGTTACCGTTGACTGGCCTAGTTGCGCATTGAGGGTGGCCAATCGGCGTTCGAGCGATTCTTTGTTGTTCTTCGCCTGTAGGTACTGAATTTCCGTACCGATCTGCTGATTCCACAAAGCCGCCTGCTTTTCATAAACCGTAGTTACCAGTGATAGCTGGGTTTTCACCTCGGCCATCGATTCCCGCAGCAGTTGATCGTCAATTTTTGCAATCGCCTGTCCGGCCCGCACCTGATCGCCTTCTTTTACATAAACCGCCGTTACAACACCGCCCGATTTCGGCGATACCTGCACGTTATTTTTCGCATCGATCGTACCCTGTAACTCTACAAAATGCTTAAACGTTGTGGCAGCTACCGGCGACACCGTTACATCTTTAACGCGTACATCTTCCTGTTTCTTCGGCTCAAGTTTTGCCAGTTCAGCCTCCAGCGTCTTGATTTTGGTGGTCAGCTCCGTTTGCTGGGACTTCAGCTCGGTCAGTTCCTCCCGTTTACCCTGTACATCTGTTTTCTTTTCTCCCGAGCAGGCCGCTAATAAGGTCACCAGGGCAATTGCGTAGTATGGTTTCATTTGTAATCGTTTGCAGTTTTTAAATTCTTTCAGGTTGCTTAAACTGGTTAACAGCGTTAGGCATATTAATTGCCAATGTAAAGCTTACCATTTGCTTTGTCGGCATCTACCTTGGTTTGCAGGAAGTTATAGAGCGAAGCAAAGTAATTCGTTTGCGCCTGCCGGAATGAGTTTTCGGCATCCAGCACTTCAATGTTTGATCCAACGCCTTCCTGGTACTTGATTTTAGTTACGCGCGCTACTTCCTGAGCGAGTTCAACGTTACGCTTCTGCGTTCGCAGCGTTTGCAGGCTGTTCCCCAGCGTTATGGTTGCCTGACGGATTTGCAGATCGATGGAGTTTTTCAGCAGTTGGCCGCTGTTCTGCGCTTTTTGCAGCGTAAATCGCTTTTGTTGCGCCTGGTATTTCTTCTGAAAACCATCAAAAACGGGTACCGACAGGTTAAGACCTATTACAGATGAGTTGAACCAGGGCGAACCAACAACCTCTCCGAACCTATTTCGTCCTGTGTTGTAGCCATAATTGGCAAAGGCAGTTAATCTGGGATAATACAGCTTGGCCACACTCTGAACATCCAGATCGGCCAGTTGAATCTGCGATTGTAAGGTCGAAAATTCGATGCGCTGGTTGTAATCAAATTCAGCCGACGACTGAACCGTAGCGCGTTCCATAGCATCCAGATCAATGTCCTGAATTTGCTCCGTCAGCGTTATGTTATCATTAATGCCCAAACCCATTTGAAACTTGAGCAGGTAATAACTCAACTCAACCAGGTTCTTCACATTCTGGCGTTCCGCTTTTAGGTTATTCACCTGAACTTCAAGACGGCTCACGTCTATTTTTTCGGCAAATCCCTGCTTATTGAGGGCTTGTGTATTCCGATACAGTGTATCAACGCGGGCAATATTCAGGTCGAGCAACTTAATCTGTTGTTCGTTCACCAGTACACCATAATACGCCTTGGCGACCTGCTCGGCCACGCCGATTTTCGAAGCCATTATGTTTTTCTGCGCCAGTTGTCGGTAGGTCTCAGCCGCTTTCAGTCCCAGTCGATACGATGCATCGAACAATAGTTGGTTAAGCGTAGCCGTCGCATTACCTGAATAAGCCACGCCAAACTGGACCGCAATCGGCGGATCGCTGTCGGCCGCATTCGGGTTAAAAAACTTGGCAGGAAGGAAAGCTCGCTGAATAATCAGATTATCTGATATTGATCCGGCAACACTTACCTGTGGTAAGGCAACCCCTCTAATCTCCTGAATCCGCGCTTCTGAACTTAGTGCGTCCAGCCCCGAATTCTTCACATTGATGTTGTTCTCAACCGCAAACTTGATTGCTTCGTTGAGCGAAAACTCCTGTCGGTTTTGTGCAAGTAACGACCCTGTACTACTCAGCAAGGCGAGCAGCCAGATCATTACCATCTTTCTTGTAAACTTTAACCTCATGGTTGTATTGATTAACGTACTGATTGTAAATGGTGAAGCCTTTTTCGGTAAGCATACCCCGCACGAAGTGGTGAATCAGTTCTGACTGAATGTCGTGCATGGAGTATTCGTCCGTTGGAAAAATGTCATTATCGAATGCCAACTCAATCTGCTCTACCCGTAATCGGGCTAAAATCGCTGGATTGAGATCCGAACGGTATAGTCCTTCAGAAATACCTTTTTGGATATTTTGAAGAATAGACCGCATTATTGCGTCCTCTTTATACTGACTGAACAGCGTGAATGCCTGTGGGTAATAACGTTTTATATCAATGAGTAAGTTTGGGCTGACATGGTCGGCGTTGCGCTGCATCATATTCAGAACGCTCAACAGCTCCTCTACAGGATTTGCCGTTTCAACCACCATACAGTTCATTTCTGAAAGGTTTCTGCCGATTTTACTCTCTATCACCTGATACAGAATCTGTTCTTTCTCCGCAAAGTGCTGATAAATCGTCTTCTTGGATATACCAAGATTTCTGGCAATATCCTCCATCGTTACAGACCGAACGCCATATTTCCAAAACAATCGTTCAGCCTCTTCCAGTATCCTTTCTTTCATTAATGAATAGAACTTTTGCTGGATGAACTCCGGAAACTCAAATATAGTTCGCAGTTTCCGGAGTATGCCGGATAAAAATGATGAACGGCTGAAATGGTAGAGTGAAACAGCCGAAAAGCCCGACGAACCTTTCCGGCGCCGGGCTTTTTTTGTACCAAACTGCTTCTAGCTGTTTGACTAATTTAACCTGATGATGGCCTCATAACGACACTACGCCATTATTCACCCGGATTTACCAATGAACAAGTGATGTGTTACGGCCCGTTTAAGCACCTATTTCAAAAAACTTTATATCCGCTTTGACGTTGGTAAGCAATTGCCGGGTACGCTCCGGGCGGGCATCGGTGATGAAGAGCTGGCCAAATACGCCCTCATCCATTTGCTGGATCAGCTTCCCAATTCGCCGGTCATCCAGCTTATCGAAAATGTCGTCCAGCAACAGAATAGGCTTCACGTCTTTTTCGGCTTGTAACTGGGCAAACTGAGCCAGTTTCAACGCAATCACGAACGTTTTCTGTTGCCCCTGCGACCCGAACTTCTTAAGGGGCACAGGCGGCTGGCCGTTTCCCGACTCAATTATAAACGAGTAATCATCCTTATGAATACCCATTGTTGTTCGCTGGAGCACCGTATCACGCCGACGGAAATGCCTGAACTCGTCGGCAAAACCGGGGTTACTCACTTCCGATTCGTACTGGATGGTTACCTCTTCGCGGTCGTCGCTCAGGTAAGCGTAGTGCGACCGAAAGCCGGGCAAAAACTCGTCGATGAACTGACGCCTGCGGTCGTGGATTTTCTGACCAAGTTCCAGCAGCGGTTCGTCGTAGGTGTCCAGCAAGTCATTGTCTACCTGATTTCGCTCGGCAAAAAGCTTGAGTAGGCTGTTCCGCTGCTTGAGTATCTGCTGATACATAAGGTAATTACGCAGGTACTCCGGATCGAGCTGGGAGAGCACCCCATCGAAAAAGTGCCGACGATCTTCGCTGTGCTCCCGAACAAGGTCCGTATCGTTGGGGGCAACCAGCACAACCGGAAACCGGCCAATGTGCTCGCTTATCCGCTCGTACGGCTTTTTGTCGGCCATGAGCACTTTTCGCTGCCCCCTCTGTAGACTTATGGTTATCTGAACGGTACGATCGTCGTGTTCTTCAAAAATCCCGTCGATAATAAAGTAGTCCGTATCGTGCAGAATGCTCATTGCGTCCTGACTCTGAAAGGCGCTTTTGCTCAGAGACAGGAAATAGACCGCATCGAGCAAGTTGGTTTTTCCGCTTCCATTAGGGCCTACGAGTACGTTTACCTGCCTGCTGAAGGTGTACCGAACATCTTCATAATTCTTAAAATTGGTCAGGCTTAGCTTTTCAAGATGCATGAGAGTAGCAGATAACGCGATAATGCGTAATTTCGCGGGAATTAGTTGCGCATCTGGTCACTGTAACTACGTGCGCAGCCAATTTGGCAACAAAGATACGGTCGGTTTGTTAGGTTAACAGACCTTTAGCCGGTTAGCCAAGTACGGCAGAGCGCCAGCGATAGCTCATTTTATCGAACTCATTCCTCATGGCAAGCGTCAAAGAGAAATCCAAACAGAATGGTAAAGCTCCGGCAGCTCCGGCAGCTGTAGCCGAGAAAATACAGCACCCTAAAGAGCGGTACATGTATTGGTATGAATCCATGCAATTGCAGCGGAAGTTTGAAGAGAAAGCCGGTCAATTGTACGGACAACAGAAAATCCGTGGGTTTTGCCATCTTTACATTGGTCAGGAAGCCTGCTCATCAGGCTCCTTCACGGCCCTGACAAAAGATGACAAGTGGATTACCGCTTACCGCGACCATGGTATCCCGATTGCACTGGGTTCTGACCCAAAAGCAATTATGGCCGAGCTGTTCGCCAAACAAACTGGCTCGTCGAAAGGGAAAGGTGGTTCGATGCACATCTTCGACAAATCGGTCAATTTCATTGGCGGTCATGGGATTGTAGGCGCTCAAATTCCAATGGGAGCAGGCATTGCCTTCTCCGAAAAATACAACAAGACGGGCAACCTTTGCATCACCTTTATGGGCGACGGGGCGGTTCGTCAGGGTGCCTTGCATGAAGCCTTTAACATGGCTATGCTCTGGAAATTACCCGTCATTTTTGTGGTAGAAAACAATGGCTACGCCATGGGAACTTCGGTAGAACGTACCTCAAACGTAACCGATCTGTATACCCTGGCCGAGGCTTACGACATGCCGTCTGAACCTGTCGACGCAATGAGTGTCGAAGCCGTTCACGAAGCCGTTAGCCGGGCCGCCGAACGCGCTCGCGCTGGCGAAGGCCCAACGTTCCTTGAGTTCCGGACGTACCGTTACCGTGGTCATTCTATGTCTGACCCACAGAAATACCGCTCGAAGGAAGAAGTGGAGAAGTATAAAATGCGTGACCCAATCGAGCAGGTGAAAGCAACGATTCTGGAGAAGGGATTTGCTACTGAAGATGATTTGAACGCCATCGACCAGAAGATAAAAGGTATCGTTGATGAGTCGGTTAAGTTCGCCGAAGAGTCGCCCTACCCAGCTCCTGAAGAAGCGTTTAAAGACGTTTATATGCAGGAAGATTACCCATTCCTCATGGAGTAAGTACTTATTTGCCTTTAGTTAACGAAAGCGTTCGGATTAAAAACCGGACGCTTTTTTGTTAGTCAGTAGTTTATTTATTCTCTTTCAATGGCTTACAACTTCTTTACCCAGTTTTGAACATTTTTTTACTATTAAATGTATATACATCAAATGTAGAAACATTTAAAACCTTTTAACCAGTTAAAAACTTTCAGCTCATATGGAAACGCTCATAAATGGCTTACACCACGTTACAACCCTTGCTGGTGATACCCAACGGAATGTAGATTATTACACTGATATTCTGGGTTTACGGTTGGTTAAGAAAACCGTTAATTTCGATGCCCCGGATGTTTACCATTTATATTATGGCAATGAGACGGGTTCGCCCGGCACCATTCTGACCTTCTTTCCCTATGGAAAGTTACCTCGTGGCCGGAAAGGTGTTGGACAACTGACTTATACGGCTTTTTCGGCCCCTACGGCGTCGCTCAGTTTCTGGATGGATCGTTTACACGAGCGAAACATTCCGTATGCTGGCCCTTACAAACGGTTCGCGGAAACGTACGTACGCTTTGAGGACTTCGACGGCATGGGCATTGAGCTTGTCTTTACGGACGATGACCAACGTCCGGGTTGGGACAATGGCCGAATTCCCGCTGACTTCGCGGTTCGGGGTTTTCATACGGTTACCCTGAATGAGGTTAACCCCGACCGGACGGTTAAACTTCTTACCGAAACCATGCAACACACGCTGGTAGGGGAGGAAGAAGGCCGTTTTCGGTTCAAAGCGGGCGTTGGTGGCTCCGGTAACTATGTGGATGTATTGCATTCGCCGAAAGACGTTCATGCTTTACAGGGTGCCGGTTCGGTTCACCACGTTGCCTTCTCTACAGATTCTGACAAAACACAGTTAATTATTCAACAGCAGCTATCAGAATCTGGTTACCACGTCACTCCTGTTCAGGACCGGAACTACTTTAACAGTATTTATTTCCGGGAACCTGGTGGTATTTTGTTCGAGATAGCTACAAATCCTCCTGGTTTTACCGTCGATGAGCCTCTTGCTGAACTGGGAACAGCTTTAAAACTACCTCCTCAGTACGAACCCCGGCGGGCTAAAATTGAAGCTGAGTTGCCTTTAATTAGTCTCAAATAATTTTTAACACCGAGGCACAGAGAACACAAAGGATTGCTATCTGCCTAAACTTTGTGCTCTCTGTGCCTCGGTGTTCGTCCACTTATGATACACAATCCGAACAATATTCGTACAGCCGGTAAACCACTTGAAGAAGCCTCTAAAGTCATGATCATGGTTCATGGCCGGGGTGGTTCTGTGCGGGACATCCTGTCCTTATCCAATCATATTCAGGATAAAGACTTCGCTTTTGTCGCGCCTGAAGCGCAGGGAAACACCTGGTACCCTTATTCGTTTTTACGGCCTATGAATGAAAATGAGCCGTATTTATCGTCTGCTCTTGAAGTGCTGGCCAGCTTACGGGGAAAGCTTCAGGCCGATTTCAATTTTAAGCTACCGCAGATTTATTGGCTTGGTTTTTCGCAGGGAGCCTGCCTTATGCTGGAGTTTGTTGCCCGTCATGCTGCCGAGTATGGTGGTGTTTTCGGCTTAAGTGGTGGAGTGATTGGTCCGGACGAAACGCCCCGTAACTACGAAGGGTCTATGGGTAAAACACCCGTTTTTTTGGGGTGTAGTGATGTAGATTCTCATGTTCCAAAAAAGCGTGTTTTGGAATCTGAGGCTATATTTCAAGGATTAGGCGCCGATGTAACAACTAAATTATACCCAAATTTTCCGCACAGCATTAACGAAGATGAGCTAAACATTGTTAATTTGCTGATAGCCGGAGACCAACCACGCCCGGCTATTATTTAACGATAATGCCTATGAGCCAATATATGGTTGAATTTGATCTTCCGACCGTGCTGGATGAAGGATTCGAGAACCGGATTCCTGCCCAACGGCTCAAAGTGGAGGAGTTAATGGAAAAAGGGTTTCTGCTGTCGTATTCGCTCTCTATTGATCGCCATAAACTCTGGTGCATTTTTAAAGCGGATTCAGAGTTGGACGTGATGGAGTCAATTTCGGAGTTTCCACTTATTAAGTATATGACACCTGTTATCACAGAGCTTATGTTTCATAATATGGTAGCGGCTCGTATTCCTCTTTTTTCATTAAACTAATTGCATTATAAAACCTCCCATCGTGGAGGTTTTTTGTTTCTCTAAATTGTACTTTTGTAAGTCTGCTACACGCTAAATCACTTAAGTAACCAGGGTTTAACTGGTTACTTACGACTATAACTGCTTGATTTTCAGTTTCACGTGAAACATTGACTTATCATACTTTCAAGCATTTCTTTATAAAAATCTCATGACACCCAACATCCTCATTTGTCAAACTGAACGTGAATTAGAAGCCCATTTTGCGAACGACTTCATTGTAAACATCGACGGTAAACATGCCTTAACCCTCCGTCAGTTCTATGAAGAAATGGCCGACTTATTGGAAATACCAAACTTTGGGTTCACGCTTGAAGCGCTGAATGAATCTTTGAATGATCTGCAATGGCTGGAAGATGAACGGGTTGTCTTATACTTCACGAATACGAATGAATTCATCAGCAAAGAACGGGACCCGGCTAAAATCAGCAGTGTATTAAGTATACTGGAGGCTACCGCCGAAGATTGGAAATGGGTGGACGATGATGAACCGCTTGATCGAAAGGAAATTATTATCGTGTTTGAAGACAGCCCAAGGATCCGAAAATTACTGGATGGAGAGAGTATGGCCTATGCCCATTTAGCCGAACTTAAATAACATCGGACGCAACAAATTTTAAAAACCTGCTGTTACAGAATTATGCCGCCGGAATGTAGTTCCAGCGGCTTTTCGTGTGTGACTTACAACCTGACTTTCGTTTGAAACCTGATGAATTACTCGGCCTTTACGCCGACGATAGTTTTATAAAACTGCTCGCTGAACCATTTAGCCGAAAAGCATCGAGCGAGCCAAAACGATTGCAGATCAAGGGTTTGGTTGGAAGCCTGGACGCAGTAGTGGCCTCAACGATTTTTAAGTCGGTAGGAGGGAATCACTTATACATACTGACGGATCGTGATGAGGCTGCGTACTTCTTCAACGACCTGCAAAACCTGCTAAGCCGTGAAGTCCTTCTGTTCCCGATGTCGTACAAAAAGCCGTATCAATACGAAGAAATTGAAAACGCCAATGTACTGATGCGGGCGGAGGTGCTGAACAAACTCAACCCGGCACCTAAAGACGGCTTGCTGATGGTAACGTACCCCGAAGCGTTGTCTGAAAAGGTTATCAACAAGCGGTCGTTGCAGGCAAATACGCTAACCATTCGGGTTGGAGAAAAGCTGGATACGCACTTCGTTTCTGAATTACTCCAGACGTATGAGTTTGAGAAGACCGATTTTGTGTACGAAGCGGGTCAGTTTTCTGTACGGGGGGGCATCATTGACGTATTTTCGTTCGCCAGCGAGTTCCCGTTCCGAATCGATCTATTCGGTGATGAAGTTGAAAGCATTCGGAAATTCAATCCAGAGTCGCAGTTGTCGACAGATGCCGTCGACTTTATTAACGTAATTCCCAATATTCAGACAAAACTGGTTCAGGAAACTCGGGAATCCTTTTTCGACTTTTTGCCGGAAGCCACAACGATCTGGGCAAAAGACGTTGAATTTACGCTTGAAATCATCGAGAAAAACTTCGAAAAGGCGGAGCAAAGCTTTGCTACCGTGCTGGAAAGTAGCGGAGGCATTCAAATCGTTTCCGACCCAAATGCCTTATTTGAGACCCGGCGTACATTTCTGAATGAACTGAAGCGGTTTCAAACAGTAGAATTCGGCCGGAAATTTTACTTTAAAACGGAAGGTCGTCAGCAGTATAACTCCAAGCCGCAACCGTCGTTTAATAAGGACTTTAAACGGCTGATCGACACAATGGCTGATCTTCAGTCGAAGGGTTTTACCAACGTAATTGCGGCCGAATCGTTTAAGCAACTGGATCGATTACGAACCATCTTTGAAGAACTGGACCCGTTTGTAAAATTCCAGTCCATGAATGTAGGGCTTCGGGAAGGTTATATAGACGATGCCCTCAAAATTGCCTGTTTTACCGATCACCAGATTTTCGACCGGTACTACAAATACCGCGTTCAGGACAAGTTTTCGAAGTCAAAAGCCCTTACACTTCGCGAGTTAAAAACGCTTCAACCA is a window of Spirosoma linguale DSM 74 DNA encoding:
- a CDS encoding efflux transporter, RND family, MFP subunit (TIGRFAM: efflux transporter, RND family, MFP subunit~PFAM: secretion protein HlyD family protein~KEGG: cbg:CbuG_1197 acriflavin resistance periplasmic protein); translated protein: MKPYYAIALVTLLAACSGEKKTDVQGKREELTELKSQQTELTTKIKTLEAELAKLEPKKQEDVRVKDVTVSPVAATTFKHFVELQGTIDAKNNVQVSPKSGGVVTAVYVKEGDQVRAGQAIAKIDDQLLRESMAEVKTQLSLVTTVYEKQAALWNQQIGTEIQYLQAKNNKESLERRLATLNAQLGQSTVTAPISGVVDQVMVKIGQSAAPGMGLVRVVNLAQLKVVAKVSDTYSGSVHKGDVVLIDFPDLQKSLNSRISFVATTVDPLTRTFTIEAPLPSDNALKPNMLARIKINDETKANAIVINQNLIQSTENGQLVYVAVSEGSKKVAKARPIKTGPSYGGQIAITQGLQAGDQIVTTGYQDLVDGQAINF
- a CDS encoding outer membrane efflux protein (PFAM: outer membrane efflux protein~KEGG: gur:Gura_3409 outer membrane efflux protein) — its product is MVMIWLLALLSSTGSLLAQNRQEFSLNEAIKFAVENNINVKNSGLDALSSEARIQEIRGVALPQVSVAGSISDNLIIQRAFLPAKFFNPNAADSDPPIAVQFGVAYSGNATATLNQLLFDASYRLGLKAAETYRQLAQKNIMASKIGVAEQVAKAYYGVLVNEQQIKLLDLNIARVDTLYRNTQALNKQGFAEKIDVSRLEVQVNNLKAERQNVKNLVELSYYLLKFQMGLGINDNITLTEQIQDIDLDAMERATVQSSAEFDYNQRIEFSTLQSQIQLADLDVQSVAKLYYPRLTAFANYGYNTGRNRFGEVVGSPWFNSSVIGLNLSVPVFDGFQKKYQAQQKRFTLQKAQNSGQLLKNSIDLQIRQATITLGNSLQTLRTQKRNVELAQEVARVTKIKYQEGVGSNIEVLDAENSFRQAQTNYFASLYNFLQTKVDADKANGKLYIGN
- a CDS encoding transcriptional regulator, TetR family (PFAM: regulatory protein TetR~KEGG: azc:AZC_0735 hypothetical protein) is translated as MKERILEEAERLFWKYGVRSVTMEDIARNLGISKKTIYQHFAEKEQILYQVIESKIGRNLSEMNCMVVETANPVEELLSVLNMMQRNADHVSPNLLIDIKRYYPQAFTLFSQYKEDAIMRSILQNIQKGISEGLYRSDLNPAILARLRVEQIELAFDNDIFPTDEYSMHDIQSELIHHFVRGMLTEKGFTIYNQYVNQYNHEVKVYKKDGNDLAARLAE
- a CDS encoding DNA replication and repair protein RecF (TIGRFAM: DNA replication and repair protein RecF~PFAM: SMC domain protein~KEGG: ppd:Ppro_0003 DNA replication and repair protein RecF) — its product is MHLEKLSLTNFKNYEDVRYTFSRQVNVLVGPNGSGKTNLLDAVYFLSLSKSAFQSQDAMSILHDTDYFIIDGIFEEHDDRTVQITISLQRGQRKVLMADKKPYERISEHIGRFPVVLVAPNDTDLVREHSEDRRHFFDGVLSQLDPEYLRNYLMYQQILKQRNSLLKLFAERNQVDNDLLDTYDEPLLELGQKIHDRRRQFIDEFLPGFRSHYAYLSDDREEVTIQYESEVSNPGFADEFRHFRRRDTVLQRTTMGIHKDDYSFIIESGNGQPPVPLKKFGSQGQQKTFVIALKLAQFAQLQAEKDVKPILLLDDIFDKLDDRRIGKLIQQMDEGVFGQLFITDARPERTRQLLTNVKADIKFFEIGA
- a CDS encoding pyruvate dehydrogenase (acetyl-transferring) E1 component, alpha subunit (KEGG: sil:SPO2240 pyruvate dehydrogenase complex, E1 component, alpha subunit~TIGRFAM: pyruvate dehydrogenase (acetyl- transferring) E1 component, alpha subunit~PFAM: dehydrogenase E1 component); translation: MASVKEKSKQNGKAPAAPAAVAEKIQHPKERYMYWYESMQLQRKFEEKAGQLYGQQKIRGFCHLYIGQEACSSGSFTALTKDDKWITAYRDHGIPIALGSDPKAIMAELFAKQTGSSKGKGGSMHIFDKSVNFIGGHGIVGAQIPMGAGIAFSEKYNKTGNLCITFMGDGAVRQGALHEAFNMAMLWKLPVIFVVENNGYAMGTSVERTSNVTDLYTLAEAYDMPSEPVDAMSVEAVHEAVSRAAERARAGEGPTFLEFRTYRYRGHSMSDPQKYRSKEEVEKYKMRDPIEQVKATILEKGFATEDDLNAIDQKIKGIVDESVKFAEESPYPAPEEAFKDVYMQEDYPFLME
- a CDS encoding Glyoxalase/bleomycin resistance protein/dioxygenase (PFAM: Glyoxalase/bleomycin resistance protein/dioxygenase~KEGG: bbt:BBta_7202 putative glyoxalase/bleomycin resistance protein/dioxygenase family protein), producing the protein METLINGLHHVTTLAGDTQRNVDYYTDILGLRLVKKTVNFDAPDVYHLYYGNETGSPGTILTFFPYGKLPRGRKGVGQLTYTAFSAPTASLSFWMDRLHERNIPYAGPYKRFAETYVRFEDFDGMGIELVFTDDDQRPGWDNGRIPADFAVRGFHTVTLNEVNPDRTVKLLTETMQHTLVGEEEGRFRFKAGVGGSGNYVDVLHSPKDVHALQGAGSVHHVAFSTDSDKTQLIIQQQLSESGYHVTPVQDRNYFNSIYFREPGGILFEIATNPPGFTVDEPLAELGTALKLPPQYEPRRAKIEAELPLISLK
- a CDS encoding phospholipase/Carboxylesterase (PFAM: phospholipase/Carboxylesterase~KEGG: abm:ABSDF1529 putative carboxylesterase); this translates as MIHNPNNIRTAGKPLEEASKVMIMVHGRGGSVRDILSLSNHIQDKDFAFVAPEAQGNTWYPYSFLRPMNENEPYLSSALEVLASLRGKLQADFNFKLPQIYWLGFSQGACLMLEFVARHAAEYGGVFGLSGGVIGPDETPRNYEGSMGKTPVFLGCSDVDSHVPKKRVLESEAIFQGLGADVTTKLYPNFPHSINEDELNIVNLLIAGDQPRPAII